In a single window of the Chitinophagales bacterium genome:
- a CDS encoding D-sedoheptulose 7-phosphate isomerase, with amino-acid sequence MIELKVLAVEKINAAQKVKNALLKETELLETLQELGAQIKQCYEKGGKVLFCGNGGSAADAQHLAAELSGRFYLDRKPLHAEALHVNTSYLTATANDYSFGQVYSRLIEAQGKKGDILIGLSTSGNSENVIKALEKAKMKGMTTAGFTGAFNGPMEEYCDFLIKIPSQDTPRIQEGHILLGHILCEWVEGALFG; translated from the coding sequence ATGATAGAATTGAAAGTATTGGCTGTGGAGAAAATCAATGCAGCACAAAAAGTAAAAAATGCGCTGCTCAAAGAAACAGAACTGCTGGAAACCCTTCAAGAACTGGGCGCGCAAATCAAACAATGCTATGAAAAAGGCGGAAAAGTACTTTTTTGTGGAAATGGCGGAAGTGCCGCAGATGCCCAACATCTGGCCGCAGAACTAAGCGGACGATTTTATTTAGACCGCAAGCCACTTCACGCTGAAGCTCTGCACGTAAACACTTCATACCTCACCGCTACCGCCAATGATTATTCATTCGGGCAAGTCTATAGCCGACTGATAGAAGCCCAGGGCAAAAAAGGCGATATTTTGATTGGGCTCTCCACTTCGGGCAATTCCGAAAACGTGATAAAAGCATTGGAAAAAGCCAAAATGAAAGGCATGACTACTGCCGGATTTACCGGGGCATTCAACGGCCCAATGGAAGAGTACTGCGACTTCTTAATAAAAATCCCATCGCAGGACACGCCCCGCATTCAGGAAGGCCACATCCTGCTCGGGCATATTTTGTGCGAATGGGTGGAGGGTGCTTTGTTTGGGTAA
- a CDS encoding NAD-dependent epimerase/dehydratase family protein: MKKFHLVSGACGFVGRNLTKRLYNTTDATLIIVDDLSVGLHPSEWLQDFQSKKVKDAELIGADERIWFFKQDFRKFLRDLMENGNFLKNDYGLEIETFNDVFHFAAIVGGRAKIDGDPMMVALDLAIDAEFFYWVCRHKPDRVLFPSSSAAYPVDLQTDKDAVALKESDINFHSNLGQPDMTYGWSKLTGEYLAQIAAEYYGISVACVRPFSGYGEDQDLSYPVPAIAARAAAKEDPFEVWGSGKQGRDFVHIDDCIDAILMALDNISDGRAINIGQGRLTSFLEIIEYFTKFAGYKPEIKPLLDKPVGVHSRYSNMDYVKNEFGWEPKISIEEGLRRVYDKAVENLEKKNA; encoded by the coding sequence ATGAAGAAGTTTCATTTAGTTTCAGGTGCCTGTGGATTTGTGGGGCGAAATCTGACCAAACGCCTTTACAACACTACGGATGCAACATTGATAATTGTGGACGATCTTTCTGTTGGACTACATCCATCGGAATGGTTACAGGATTTTCAATCGAAAAAAGTAAAGGATGCCGAGCTAATTGGTGCAGACGAGCGCATTTGGTTTTTCAAGCAGGATTTCAGGAAATTTCTCAGGGATTTAATGGAAAATGGCAATTTTTTGAAGAACGATTACGGATTGGAAATTGAGACTTTCAATGATGTTTTTCATTTTGCGGCCATAGTAGGAGGGCGTGCTAAAATTGATGGCGACCCCATGATGGTGGCACTCGATTTGGCCATTGATGCCGAATTTTTCTATTGGGTCTGCCGCCACAAGCCAGACAGGGTTTTGTTCCCAAGTTCCAGTGCTGCTTACCCTGTTGATTTGCAAACTGATAAAGATGCAGTAGCATTGAAAGAAAGTGATATCAATTTCCACAGCAACCTCGGACAGCCCGATATGACTTATGGTTGGTCAAAATTGACTGGCGAATATCTGGCGCAGATTGCTGCTGAATATTATGGCATTTCCGTGGCCTGTGTGCGTCCTTTCTCCGGTTATGGAGAAGACCAGGATTTGTCCTATCCCGTTCCGGCCATTGCAGCCCGAGCAGCAGCCAAGGAAGATCCCTTCGAGGTTTGGGGCAGCGGAAAGCAAGGCCGCGATTTTGTGCATATTGACGACTGTATTGATGCAATCCTAATGGCATTGGACAATATTTCCGATGGCAGGGCTATAAATATCGGTCAGGGCAGATTGACTAGTTTTCTTGAGATTATAGAATACTTTACAAAATTCGCAGGGTACAAACCCGAAATCAAACCGCTGCTGGACAAGCCTGTAGGCGTTCATTCGCGCTATTCCAATATGGATTATGTGAAAAATGAATTTGGTTGGGAGCCTAAAATTTCCATTGAAGAAGGCCTGCGCAGGGTGTATGACAAAGCGGTAGAAAATCTGGAGAAAAAAAATGCCTGA
- a CDS encoding glycosyltransferase: MPDKTIVCFGPGPQFKGGISNYNTSLAKSLAKQPNTKVHIVSWTQQYPAIIPRDFIDKASKKDLLEGTGITVDYLTNYNNPLSWKKTCDFIKSLNPDKVIFQWAIALQGLPMGWMARWLMRNTNIEVLFDVHLVKQKEASSIDNFFLKYGLEKAHSYIVHSLKSAEELEELYPNQKFNITETGERSSGETRTVIKLYHPIYDMFQPDPNFDLEAVKKELGLKKHVFLFFGFIRKYKGLHQLIPAFAKVAAKRDDVSLLIVGESFWNTLDKTKWSTRLKKSLFGLAKSLVLKKGDNEEDYNPLALIDEYKLQDKTVVINEFVPNEDVHKYFQVADAICNYYLVATPSGVESIAYNFHLPVLATAVGHFPETVKPGFNGYLAEPENIDSMAEQMLKFIDHPIDRKNVKVTADQFSWENYAKAVLVQSF, translated from the coding sequence ATGCCTGATAAGACAATCGTATGTTTTGGGCCAGGGCCGCAGTTTAAGGGCGGTATTTCCAATTACAATACTTCGCTGGCGAAATCATTGGCCAAGCAGCCCAATACCAAAGTGCATATCGTTTCCTGGACACAGCAATATCCCGCCATCATTCCCCGAGATTTTATCGATAAGGCCAGTAAAAAGGATTTGCTGGAAGGAACCGGCATCACGGTAGATTACCTGACCAATTACAACAATCCACTGAGCTGGAAGAAGACTTGTGATTTTATAAAATCATTGAATCCAGATAAGGTGATTTTTCAATGGGCCATTGCCCTGCAAGGTTTGCCAATGGGTTGGATGGCGCGTTGGCTGATGCGCAATACCAATATCGAAGTGCTTTTTGATGTGCATTTGGTCAAACAGAAAGAGGCCAGTTCAATCGATAATTTCTTTTTGAAATACGGATTGGAAAAAGCCCACAGCTATATCGTACATTCCCTGAAAAGCGCAGAAGAATTGGAGGAATTGTATCCCAATCAAAAATTCAATATTACGGAGACGGGTGAAAGATCTTCTGGCGAAACGCGAACGGTCATTAAATTGTACCACCCGATTTACGATATGTTTCAGCCCGACCCCAATTTTGACCTGGAAGCAGTGAAAAAGGAATTGGGCCTGAAAAAGCATGTGTTTCTCTTTTTTGGATTTATCAGAAAATACAAGGGCCTGCACCAGTTGATTCCTGCATTTGCAAAAGTGGCTGCAAAACGGGACGATGTTTCTTTGTTGATCGTGGGCGAATCTTTTTGGAATACGCTGGACAAAACAAAATGGAGCACGCGATTAAAAAAATCCTTGTTTGGTCTGGCGAAATCCCTTGTGCTAAAAAAGGGCGACAATGAGGAAGATTACAATCCGCTGGCATTGATCGATGAATACAAATTACAGGACAAAACAGTAGTCATCAATGAATTTGTGCCCAATGAGGATGTACACAAATATTTTCAGGTAGCAGATGCCATTTGCAATTATTATTTGGTGGCAACGCCTTCGGGCGTGGAGTCCATCGCCTATAATTTTCATCTGCCGGTATTGGCCACGGCTGTCGGGCATTTTCCCGAAACGGTAAAGCCGGGCTTCAATGGCTATTTGGCCGAGCCTGAAAACATTGATTCCATGGCGGAGCAGATGCTGAAATTCATTGACCATCCCATTGATCGCAAAAACGTGAAAGTTACGGCCGATCAGTTCAGTTGGGAGAATTACGCTAAGGCAGTATTGGTGCAGAGCTTTTAA